A section of the Marinoscillum sp. 108 genome encodes:
- a CDS encoding alpha/beta fold hydrolase produces the protein MTKVTKHFAKASTQYLKVNGIDFAYRRFGNSKNKVPLVGFQHFTGTLDNWDPLIMDALAAEREVIVFDNVGVGNSGGNTPNTVESMTADAVLFIKALGLSKIDVLGFSLGGFIAQHLGIYYSDLIRRIIMVGTAPQGAEVLTGFAQLIEHAMSLDPEERFLKIFFTDSESSREAGRSVLQRLNARKHDRDVETSVDSIMAQMKAISAWATPPVEDHLSQIDHPVFIVQGSDDEMMDSNNSYVLFKSLPNATLSYYPDAAHGSFYQYPETFAVQANDFLDHFK, from the coding sequence ATGACAAAAGTTACAAAACATTTCGCCAAAGCTTCAACGCAGTACCTAAAGGTCAATGGGATTGATTTTGCCTACCGAAGGTTTGGGAATTCCAAAAATAAGGTCCCTCTAGTAGGCTTTCAACACTTTACTGGCACGTTAGATAACTGGGATCCTTTGATAATGGATGCATTGGCAGCAGAAAGAGAAGTTATCGTATTTGATAATGTTGGAGTAGGCAATAGTGGAGGAAATACGCCAAATACTGTTGAATCTATGACAGCCGATGCTGTTTTGTTTATCAAAGCATTAGGTTTATCTAAAATAGATGTCTTAGGTTTTTCATTAGGTGGATTCATTGCTCAGCATCTTGGTATCTATTATTCTGACCTGATCAGAAGAATTATTATGGTTGGAACTGCACCTCAAGGAGCTGAGGTTTTGACAGGATTCGCGCAACTAATAGAGCATGCAATGAGCCTTGATCCTGAAGAGCGCTTTCTGAAAATTTTCTTCACAGATTCAGAATCTAGCCGTGAGGCAGGTAGAAGTGTATTACAAAGACTTAATGCAAGGAAGCATGATAGAGACGTGGAGACCAGTGTTGATAGCATTATGGCTCAAATGAAGGCCATTTCAGCATGGGCAACACCCCCAGTTGAGGATCATTTATCTCAAATTGATCACCCCGTATTCATTGTACAGGGAAGCGATGATGAAATGATGGATTCCAACAATTCATATGTACTTTTTAAATCACTTCCCAATGCAACATTAAGCTATTACCCTGATGCTGCTCACGGTTCATTTTATCAGTATCCGGAGACATTTGCTGTACAGGCCAATGATTTTCTTGATCATTTTAAATAA
- a CDS encoding alpha/beta hydrolase translates to MKNFILFLLTFLTSVSAIKAQSISAENDPSIDPQIREFLKALNNSGGKPLETLSPAEARQVLVSAQQSVEVDYSGIEESEKTITQDGETITIHIVKPEGADANPPVFMFFHGGGWVLGDYATHRRLVRDLVVNSGAVAVFPDYTPSPEAQYPKAINQAYAATKWVAKNGRQIGVDGSRLAVVGNSVGGNMAAVVALMAKDKGTPTISQQILLWPVTDSDFSRASYESFGEERFLTTSLMKWMWDNYTTDVNERKEKYATPIHASIEELRGLPPALVQTAENDILRDEGEAYARKMSEAGVPVTLTRYQGLIHDYGLLNPLAHVPAVQTAIIQAAIVLKEGLDSSNSNK, encoded by the coding sequence ATGAAAAATTTCATATTATTTCTATTAACTTTTTTAACATCCGTATCGGCGATAAAGGCTCAAAGCATTTCGGCAGAAAATGACCCTAGCATAGACCCTCAAATCAGAGAATTTCTGAAAGCGTTAAACAATAGTGGAGGCAAGCCCTTGGAGACGCTTAGTCCTGCGGAAGCCAGGCAGGTTCTGGTCAGTGCTCAACAATCTGTGGAAGTCGATTATTCTGGTATTGAAGAGTCAGAAAAAACCATTACGCAAGATGGCGAAACAATAACTATTCATATCGTTAAACCTGAAGGAGCTGACGCAAACCCACCGGTATTCATGTTTTTTCATGGAGGAGGCTGGGTTTTAGGAGACTATGCCACTCATAGGAGATTAGTAAGGGACCTGGTAGTAAATAGTGGTGCAGTAGCTGTATTTCCTGATTATACTCCATCGCCAGAGGCGCAATATCCTAAAGCAATCAATCAGGCATATGCAGCCACAAAGTGGGTGGCAAAAAACGGACGTCAGATTGGTGTAGATGGCAGTCGTCTTGCGGTAGTTGGAAATAGTGTTGGTGGAAATATGGCGGCAGTAGTGGCCTTGATGGCAAAGGATAAAGGGACACCAACTATCAGTCAGCAAATCTTACTCTGGCCAGTGACAGATTCCGATTTCTCAAGGGCATCTTATGAGTCTTTCGGAGAGGAGCGGTTTCTTACTACCAGTTTGATGAAGTGGATGTGGGACAATTATACGACGGATGTTAACGAACGAAAAGAAAAGTATGCAACACCTATACATGCATCCATTGAAGAGTTGAGAGGTCTGCCACCAGCTTTGGTTCAAACTGCGGAAAATGATATTCTCAGAGATGAGGGCGAAGCTTATGCCAGAAAAATGAGCGAGGCTGGGGTACCAGTTACACTTACTCGCTATCAGGGACTCATCCATGATTATGGTCTACTCAACCCACTTGCGCATGTTCCGGCGGTTCAAACAGCAATTATACAAGCTGCCATTGTACTGAAGGAAGGATTAGACTCCTCCAATTCCAACAAATAA